Within Flagellimonas maritima, the genomic segment TCTGGTGACATTTATCCTAGCATCGGGTGCGATATTAATGCCACTTATGGCCTTCGGTGTGCAAAACACAATGGTCAAGTTTTACAGTAACTATCAAGATAAGGAAAAGGATGGTTTTTTAACGCTGATGCTGTTGACTCCCTTGCTGGCCATCATACCTCTGGCTTTGATTACATTTTTTTTTAATAATGCCATCGGAGATCTGGTTTCAAAAGTTAATCCGATGGTCAAACACTATATCTGGTATGTGTTTTTTGTAGGCTTGTCCATGGGATATTTTGAGGTGTTCTACGCATGGTGCAAAGTGCATCTTAAATCTGTTTTTGGAAATTTCATGAAAGAAGTTTTTGGTAGGATAGGGGTTTCCGTATTGTTGCTGCTGTTGTATTATGAGGTAATTTCTTTGGCTATCTTTTTTAAACTCTTGGTCGGTCTATATCTTTTGAGAGCTGTTATCATTAAAATTTATGCATTTAGTATTCGTAAACTCAGGTTGGATTTCAACTTTCCGTCCAATACAAAGGAGATTCTTTTATACACTTTTTTAATCATTCTTGGGGGCTCCGCCGCATTGATATTAGTGGAAATAGATAAGGTAATGCTCAATCAATTTATTAAAATTGAAAATGTGGCCTACTATGGAGTAGCTGCATATATCGCCACTGTTATTATTGTTCCCTCTAGGGCAATGCACCAAATAACGTACCCATTGACCGCCGAACTTTTGAATTCCGGAAATCATTTTGCGCTGGAAATCTTGTACAAGAAAACATCGCTGACCCTATTTATTGCTTCTGGTATTCTTTTTATTTTAATACTACTGAATCTGAACGATCTGTACCTACTTTTGCCCGAAGCGTATCGAAATGGATTCTACATTGTATGCTTGATCGGACTTGCCAGGGTATTCGATTCTGTGCTTGGTAACAATAATTCTATTTTATACAATTCAAAACATTATAGGACGGTTTTAATTTTTGGAGTCTGTCTTGCGTTGTTGACCATTATTCTCAATTATATTCTTATACCTGTATTGGGTCTTGAAGGTGCAGCATTGGCCAGTTTTATTTCGATATTTATTTTCAATTTGGTAAAACTGATTTTCGTAAAGGTAAAATTCGGTTTTTTGCCGTTTACGCACGCTACGTTCAAGATTTTTGTAACGCTTGTGTTTTTGGCCGTATTATTCTATACCATACAGTTTCCGTTTCATCCCATAGTCAATATCATGATAAAATCGATTTTAATCGTTGTGACCTATTTGGGTATTTTGTTCCGTTTTCAAATCTCAGAGGATGTATCAGGTATTCTTTCGAAGTGGTTGAAAAGGAGGGAAGAGTAGATGAACAGGGCGATCAAAGTATTTGAAGAATCAAGGTCGCTTTGCTAAAAGGACAAAGAAGCTGGATTTTTTGTAATGGTTCTTGGTTCCTGCATCTTAACACTTGAAACCTTACACTTGTTTCGTTCCAGGGTTTGACATAAGGGGTGTAATCAAAATTGGGCTTAGGGGAATCTTGAACTATTAAACCATCCTTTAAAGAAAAACCCCGTAGCGGATAAATCCAACTACGGGGTAAACAACTAACCAACCTAAAAACTATCGTTATTCGATAATCGAGATTTAAAAGCTCCGAAACTTACTTCGATAATACTATATGGTTATCTCACTAATTTATGGGGCTATCCCAAAAATTTACTGAACTCTAGAACTTCTTGTTCTAGTACTTGAAGTATTACTTCTTCTAGAACTATTGTTTCCAGTACTCCTTTTTACTGTAGTAGTTCTTGTGCTTTTGGAAACAGTTCTTTTGGGAGAACTACTTCTGCTTGCAACCGACCTACTGCTTGTGCTCTTTCTGGCCTCTGGCCTTTTGTACGTATTTTTAGTACTGCGAGTCACTGTTTTACTTCTTGGTGTAGAGGTAACCTGTCTTCTGGTAACAGTCCTGCTGTTTGGCTTTTGTGCAACCTCCTTCTTGGTTACCGTTCTACTGGTATTACTCCTAGATGCAACATTTCCTCTTCTATAATCACTCTGTTTTACTGTTCTAGTACTTCTATTATTTCTAGCTACAGTATTACTGGAACGATTTGCGGTAGTACCTCGTCTGTTGTTTGTTTGAGCTACAGACCTTCGTGTAGTAGAACTTCTGTTTGCACTACTAAACCTATTATTGTTATTAGACTTACCGACATTTCGACCTGTAGATCTATTGCTTCTGGATGCAACACCCGCTCTTCTTACATTATTGTCATTTCTTACTGCAACCCTTCTATCATTTCTATAGATATCAGATCTTCTATTTCTATTAAATCTATATTCTCTTCCAACTTGTGCGTAAGCTCTACGAACATTGTTCCTATATGGTCTGTGCCATGTATATCTTACAGGTGCATAATATCTTCTATAAGGAGTGGTCCAAACATTGCAAAAATTTACTGCAGGTCTGGCAAACCATCTGTGAAATGGTCTATACACATAACGTCTGTTATAAATATTAATGAATCCCGTATGATGACTAAAAGCTCCACCATTGTAAAAAACATTCAATCCACCAAGTCTTCTGACCCTACCATTCCTGTACCATACATCTACACTACCAATTTGAGAAACACGACCATAGAAATCATAAAATATTGGAGTATTTTCAACTTGGATTACAGCTCCAAAATCATCAAACTGAACAAAAGGATTATAATCGAAACCTGAATTAAAGGTGATACCGACGTTCCCAACCTGGGCACCGATACCTACATTAACGCGATTATCAACGTAAAAATCGAATTCCCCGTCAGGATAAACTGAAAACGTTACGCCATCCTCAATAAAAATGAACGAATTTCCGTAACGATAATTGACGGTAGCAACCTTATCTTCAACCGTTGCGGCCTTGGTAAAAACTGTACCAAAAAAAACCGCTGCAATAATAAGTACTGACTTTTTCATACTATAAGGTTTTAAGTTCTGGAAGTAACTATTTACTTTCCATTTACTTAATACCAAACAGCGTGCCAAAAAAATAAAGTTCCTGATAAACAACTGTTTATCAGGAACTTATTTCATTTTTTAATAAACTTAAAGAAATTAATTTTTTATAATGAACATAGATCTTCTGTTGAGTTGATGTGCTTTTTCTGAACACTTCACGCCATTGGAGCATTCATTTTGAAGCTGGGATTCACCATAACCTTTAGCAGATAGTCTACTTCTATTTATCCCCTTCTTAACCAGCCATTCTAATGTAGACTTAGCTCTCCTATCCGAAAGAAGTTCATTGTACCTATCATTTCCTCTGGAATCTGTATGGGATTCTATATGTATGACCAATTGAGGATACTCCTTCATGGCCGAAAGAATTTTGGCAAGTTCCACTTCTGCATCAGGCCTAATGTTGTGTTTGTCAAAATCAAAATAGATGGGCTGTAAATCAAGTCTGCAACCTAAATCGTTTACTGGACAATCGGGGGGTGTTAATTCCAAATTAACCTCTAAAGTTGAAGAACCTACAGGAGTGTTGATCAATTTCTCATCTGGTTGATAATCCAACTCACTATTCGTAGCTCTAACAGAATATTGGTTGTTACAATCTGAGATTCCATCAAAATTGTATGAACCCTTACTATCGGCTACGGTCTGTGAAACTACATTATTATTCTTATCAAGCAGCATAACTCTTGAGCCAGGTAAGATTTTTTTTGTGTCCTTGTCCACGACCAATCCTTTGATTAGAGTGGAACAGCTTTCAGCAAACCTATAAATGTCGTCTGACTTGCTCCCTTCATTACCATTTCTATTGGAAGACAGATATCCAAACCGTTTTTCTTCGTTGATAATGAGACCGAAATCATCTTGATTTGTATTAATAGGTTTTTTTAGATTTGTTACTGCTTTAAAAGTACCTGGATTGTTCAAGGATATGACAAAAACATCCAATCCACCAAGGCCTACGTGTCCATCGCTTGAAAAATATAAGTTGTTGTTATCGCTCAAATAAGGAAAACTTTCCCTTGCCTCGGTATTTACTCTGGAACCTAAATTTACTGGACTCCCGTAACTTCCATTTTTCAGTACTTCGACATACCAGATATCTGACATTCCCAAAGTGCCCGGCATATCCGAAGAAAAGTAAAGTCTGGTTTCATCCCTGTTCAATGCAGGGTGGGCCACGGCATACGAATCGCTATTAAAAGGCAATTCGCTTACATTGCCCCAACTACCGTTCGTGCTTTTGGTAGCTTTATAAATTTTTAGGCTTACCAACTTATTTTTTCCTCTTTTTTTCTTTCCGTCTATATAGTTGTTTCTAGTAAAGTACATGGTTCTACCATCTTTTGTAAAACAGGCCGAAGACTCATGGTATGGCGTATTGATATCACCTTTAAGCGATGCAGACTTGGAAAATAGCCCATTTTCGTCCAAATCCGCTACATATAGATCTAGGTAGGGCAGTCCGTTCCAATCATGGATTTTATCGCCTTGTGTGTTTTTGGAAGTTGAAGCATATACGATACTATTTCCGAAAAATGAAGGGCCAAAGTCCGAACTGGACAATCCGTTTGAAGCATTTAGGACTTTATATTCCTTTGACTCAAAATCGATAATGCTATCCAGTGTATATTTATTTTTTTGATAGCTTTCGGCTATTGAACTATTTTGTGCCGCATCGGCATAAGAACCCATTATCTTATTAGCCTCTTCATAGGCTCCAATACTTTTAAGAGATTGAGCGGCTCTGTGTTTATAGATAGGTTCTACCTCGTTTGGAAATTTTTCCAATAGTCTTTTATACCATATGGATGCTTCCTTGTATTCGCTATTAAAATAATAAGTGTCGCCCAACTTTTTAAATACCTGTGCGGATTCGTATCCATCCTCAACAACTTTAAGGTATATTTTTCTGGCATCTATATAGGAGTAGGTATCAAATTCCTCGTCCGCTTTTTTTACTTTATCCTTTTGTCCAAAAATGCTTCCTGTAATGCATATAAACAGTAAACATATTCTCAATTTTTGTAGCATAGTATGTGTCTTTATGTTTTTAGAAGAATCTTGGGGTTAATATTCGGTCTGCTTTTTTGAAAATATCGAATCGTAAAAAAACTTCGTATGACCCATCACTATAATCTTCTATATCCGTAGATTGGTAATCGTAAGCCATGCCAATAAAAATAGCATCTGAAACCTGGAAGCCAGCCATGGCACTAACCGAGGCGCTCCAACGATAAGATGCACCAAAAGTGAACTTTTCATTGAACATAAAATTTGCGGAAAAATCCCATTGTAAAGGAGAGCCACTTACCGCTTTAAAAAGGGTAGCGGGCTTGAACTTTAAGTTTGGGTTCAAATCAAAAACGTAACCTGCAATCAAAAAATAATGTAAACGCTCTATGGCTACGCCATCTCCGTCAAAATCCTCTAAATCATTGAGTGTGTCTTCATCAAAATGCTTGGTATTCAGAAAATTTGGAACCGAAGCTCCCATGTAAAATCTATCGGTATTAAAGTAGAGTCCCGCCCCAACCTGTGGTTGCAATCTGTTGTTGACATTATTTAGAAATAGAATATCCGCGTCATCGAGTATATTCAACTTAGTATAGTCCACATTTAATAAATCCACTCCAGCTTTCAGACCAAAGGAAAGCTCGCTGTTACGGGAAACTTCGATGCTGTACGCATAGTCAACGGTAAGATTGGATTCCGACGCAGGCCCGATTTCATCATGAACGATAGAAAGACCGAGTCCCATGTTATCGTACAACCCTATGGGTGAGTTTACCGTAAAGGTTCCCGTTTTGGGCGCGCCTTCAAAATTGACCCATTGTATTCTTCCCAAGACGCCAAAACTTAAGGCGTCCCGGTTTCCGGCATAGGCCGGGTTAATGATCTGGGTATTGTACATGTACTGCGTGTACTGTGCATCCTGTTGCGCACTGGAGGAAAAGACCCCCAGTAGCACAAGGACAATTGCTATGAAATGATTTTTATGCATGCTGATTATTATCTTGTTCAAAAAACGTTGCTTTTTCATGATCGACTTTCTTGGCTTTCTAATCACGGTTGATGTATAGGTATCCGTTATAACTATCCTCACCTGGATTTTCAGCTGGGAAGGTCAATGTATAGAAATAGGTTCCACTTGGCAGCTCTCTATCTTGAGCTATAGTATTTCTACCTTCGGATATACCCCTGAAAAGATTATTTCCTTGACCATAATTATCAGTCTCATACACTTTTACACCCCAACGATTGAATATTTTAACATTATTATTGGGATAATTTTCAATACCTACAATTTGGAAATAGTCATTGAACCCGTCACCGTTTGGAGTTATACCATTGAAGATTTCAAAATCACCACCTCCATCTGCACAGAAACCTGTAACATCGACTATGGTCGGGTCATCTTCTGAATAGCTATCGTCGTCAGAATCGTCGAATACTAGA encodes:
- a CDS encoding lipopolysaccharide biosynthesis protein; this translates as MGIVLKQSLKNITITYVGFAFGAVNTLFLYTQILPDEYYGLVTFILASGAILMPLMAFGVQNTMVKFYSNYQDKEKDGFLTLMLLTPLLAIIPLALITFFFNNAIGDLVSKVNPMVKHYIWYVFFVGLSMGYFEVFYAWCKVHLKSVFGNFMKEVFGRIGVSVLLLLLYYEVISLAIFFKLLVGLYLLRAVIIKIYAFSIRKLRLDFNFPSNTKEILLYTFLIILGGSAALILVEIDKVMLNQFIKIENVAYYGVAAYIATVIIVPSRAMHQITYPLTAELLNSGNHFALEILYKKTSLTLFIASGILFILILLNLNDLYLLLPEAYRNGFYIVCLIGLARVFDSVLGNNNSILYNSKHYRTVLIFGVCLALLTIILNYILIPVLGLEGAALASFISIFIFNLVKLIFVKVKFGFLPFTHATFKIFVTLVFLAVLFYTIQFPFHPIVNIMIKSILIVVTYLGILFRFQISEDVSGILSKWLKRREE
- a CDS encoding OmpA family protein — encoded protein: MLQKLRICLLFICITGSIFGQKDKVKKADEEFDTYSYIDARKIYLKVVEDGYESAQVFKKLGDTYYFNSEYKEASIWYKRLLEKFPNEVEPIYKHRAAQSLKSIGAYEEANKIMGSYADAAQNSSIAESYQKNKYTLDSIIDFESKEYKVLNASNGLSSSDFGPSFFGNSIVYASTSKNTQGDKIHDWNGLPYLDLYVADLDENGLFSKSASLKGDINTPYHESSACFTKDGRTMYFTRNNYIDGKKKRGKNKLVSLKIYKATKSTNGSWGNVSELPFNSDSYAVAHPALNRDETRLYFSSDMPGTLGMSDIWYVEVLKNGSYGSPVNLGSRVNTEARESFPYLSDNNNLYFSSDGHVGLGGLDVFVISLNNPGTFKAVTNLKKPINTNQDDFGLIINEEKRFGYLSSNRNGNEGSKSDDIYRFAESCSTLIKGLVVDKDTKKILPGSRVMLLDKNNNVVSQTVADSKGSYNFDGISDCNNQYSVRATNSELDYQPDEKLINTPVGSSTLEVNLELTPPDCPVNDLGCRLDLQPIYFDFDKHNIRPDAEVELAKILSAMKEYPQLVIHIESHTDSRGNDRYNELLSDRRAKSTLEWLVKKGINRSRLSAKGYGESQLQNECSNGVKCSEKAHQLNRRSMFIIKN